The genomic stretch GCCAACACATACTAGATGAAGCACAACATCTACATGACAAAACACATACCAAATCAAGCACCAATTGTCATTTTATCATGTATAAGTACCAATTTCATTCTTGAACAGGCTGGAATAAATTTATCAACATAAAACCAATATCAACTAGTAGAAGCCAATCATATTACCAGCATAGTACAGTACGATGTATTAGGACTTGGGTTGACCAACATCAACTCAGTACAAGCAGCGTGCTTTGACAAGGTAATCCACAAAGCTAATTGCATACATGACCCAACAGATTCAGATCCAACTTTCTTAGGACATCTAAGAATAATAAATTGAAGCAAATAAAGCATTTTCTAAGCTAAGCACTCAAAATATTGCAAAGGATTAAGAAAAGAATCTATGATGAAGACATCTCAATGCCTCAAAATCTAATGTAAACAATCCACAACATGTTAAACTTGATTCTTTGGCATTCCTACTTGTTGACATAATCTTTGAAGCTCCTCAATCATGTTCACCAATCAAAATTGATCTTCCAAGATTGTGCAACAGACACAATTGGTCACATCACCAAAATGATTCATTTAGACGTAAGGCTTATGATCATGGAAAGGACATTAGAATCAACCACCAATAGgttgatcatcatcaaaataagaatTCCAATTGTATCATGGCAAAAAGACATGACAAAACAATTCTGGCACAAAACACCTTGTTGTACTAGTTGGCATGCTCCTGCTGGCCAGCGTAATCCACAAATTGGCCTATCCATTTGTTAACGATGTCAACACTGCTCAACGAATGACACAAACCTTTTGACATGACATGTGCTGATCCATGATGACTAGCACATCGGTCTTTGATCTGAACCTTTTTAGATTCTATTGATAAAAGCTACTGAACTATACAGGAAGGGCATGGCAAATCTTTTTCGGCTCCTAAACTACTACAATTGTTGATTTTGTAACAGCCAAAAATGAAAATATTGGAGATTTCATGTAAATcgctatcaagataacaaaacctAGACTAAACATAACTCACAGACCCAAAGATGATTCAAACTATACCAAAACCTTGACCATAAACTCCACTGCATGACAATGTGAATGATTAGTGcaatcaagagatcaagatctacAAAAGTTATCCTTCATACTCCAACCAGTGTTCTTAGAGGCTAGAGGCTAAATTACACCGAGAGAAACTATGATGACTACATTGATCTGATGTACCACAAATGCACCAAATTGTGTTAATAAATCTAAGTTCTCATGCTATCACAAGAGCAATATGTCTAATGCCACGCTACCAAAAATACTTTCTccacattaaaaaaattatataatcggACTATTTCCCTGCCTGGATATTTTCTAACTTCTTCCTCTTGAATTACCTAAAGATCCTAATTTCTAAAAGATCATTGTAAAAACATACTAGCCTGCAGCAAATAACTGAAACAGATATTCCATTGTTATGctaaatatgatttcaaatcattgctaaattgataaaaaaaacttcAACAATGCCTTCCTTAATGTTGGAGTAACTAACAATGAACCATATATGTGTTAACAATCCTCCTACAGTATTCATCTTGAAGCATTATGGCTCCTATCAGAACTCGGTGTGTCCAACAACGGACCAGAATTACCTAAACAACAGCCTGTCAACCTCGCTAACAAATCAAACCACAGGTTGATTATCCTGGTGGCTATCTGTAGATAGCCAAGGATTTTCTGCTACCAATCCACTGACAACCATTGGATGACATGTCAGTAACTAGCAATTACCATCTGATGCTCGACCAGAGGCAAAAATCCACCAGCAATAAACTCAACAACACAGAATTCACCATGCAACGTTAAGAATCTCCCTGGTGACATAATTGGAAGACCAATtgatgtttttaataaaatttccaaAGGAAAATTTCTGCAGTTGCTTGTCTAGTCCACTGAAAACAAAAACAACAACCAAAAGGTTAAGGCTAATACAAGAATTGTCATTAAGCAAGTTTATATtggaaataaaaaggaaaaaaaaataaagtaactCTTATCATTTTGAAATCAACAGCGAAAGTGATAAATTCCTTTCAACCACCAAAGAGAGCATTTTGTGCAATAACTCCGAACCAATTTTTAAATGAAATATGAGACAGTCAACCACTATCTTGATGTCTGATTGCTAGCACCGGTGATCTTAGCAAGATAAATATTTTCAAGTGCCTTGATACCAAAGTAGCGAGCAACCAAAGAAAATCTGGATAGCTGTCAGATACCAACAGTATCCAGCCTCAGCATCCTAACCATGAATACCTTAGAGGGATGTATAGAAGGACTGTGTTGAAACAAACAGCTATACAGGTGACAACAAAAGGAGCCAAATAGAAAAGATATTGTCCATAAGAGAACAAGATTAAAAACCATGGCGACAAAGACAAGTCATGAAGTCACCGTCCAAAATAAAGTCATCCAGCAGAGAACAGTATAGAATACTGGATGAcactttcttttgttttctaaACCTACAACTTTGAAAGACAGAGGAACATCCAAACATCAAGATCAACAAGGTATTTTGATAAATATGGTGCTCTGATAGGAAGGGGTATAACTAGTTTAAGATGCTTCTGTATATGTtgccaagaatagcatatcttgaaTACACAGAACATACAAAATAACTTTAATAAGACAAGAGAAAGATTACCGCATGCAACCCGGACTGCCAATCCAAAGTCTGAAAGCTTCATCTTCCCTGAGGTGGTGAGAAGAATATTCTCTGGCTTAATATCACGATGAACCACACCCATTTCATGGCAATACTTGATAACCAAAATTAACTCCTTCATCAAAATTGCGGCTCTGCACTccgaataccttccttccttgaCCATCTGGTCCATCAACCGGCCCCCAGAGCATAGCTCCATAACGAGATGGAAGCTTTTGGAATCTTCAAATACGGCCTTTAGGGTCACAATGCCCGGGTGACCAGATACATGTTGCATGATCTCCACCTCACGGTGCACCGTCTCCTCACCATTCTTAAGCAGCGTCTTGCAGGCAAATTCCTCACCATTGACCTTGCTCCAGCACAACCGCACAGACCCAAATCTCCCTTTCCCGATCTGGCGTCCAAGAACGTACTCATTCTCCAGTTTCTTCTTCCGTCCGATCCTGGTTGCAGATTCGACGCACCCCAGCTTCCTCTTTAGGCCGCGACCAGGGGAATCAGCCGCCGATCTCCCGGATGCAGGAGCGGTCATGACGACTCCAGCGGCCGTTCCGCCGCCGCAAGATCCGACCTTCTCATCCCCACGGCTGCACGATCCCACCTTTTCCGCAGGGCAAACCTTCCAGTGCTCGCTGCACTTCTTCTTGATCTGGCGCGCCTTGTCAAAATCATCGGACAGGTAGAATCCAACATTCTCCGAAGACCTaatttcctttctcttcctcctcattTCCCCGCTACGCACACCAGAAACGGAGATCGATTCCCAGTGTCACCGACAACAACAAGAACCGCGACGccgcttgttcttcttcttggcaCATGGGGGGGTGGGATTCGGAGGGCGGCGATCCAAGAAACGCCGATCCCCGAGGCGGAACCCTATAATCAAGGCGATGGAAGATGGATCAGAAACCCTAGAAGAGGAGCGGGCGATGTGGATTTGGGGCCGCGGGGTTTTGGGAGCGAGCGAGAgtccgagagagagagaatggcagATGTGGGGAGGGGAGGGCTTTTAATGGGACCGCGGTGGCGTTGGCTTGACGCGATGCGATGGTTACGGTTCCAGTGGCGGTGGGAATTGTACCGAACGACCCACAACGGGCCCGTTTGATTTGGATCCAACCCGACTCGACCCAGatccgaacccatttatcctaaccGGATCCGCATGTTGCGTTCAACGATTCATCGAGACCGTAGATTAGCTAATTGGAAAAGGATCCAACACTCTTGATTGGATCTGATCCAAAACATCTACTCTTGTTCGGAGCAAATCATGATACGATCGACTTGATCATCAACTCTCGAGTGTTATCACGTCTATAGAAGATGAGAAGAAGTttgttttatataatatttattttctaatgaacACTGATTATATCATATCAAGTGTCTTAATAAGGAAATATTTATCTTAAATAACATATTGATATGttgaattgatatattattatatctAGATTAATTGGGTTATGTGTATCGAGACATAAGATGCTTCCGTTATATGTGAATGTATCATGTCCTGACTATTTGTACAAGGTAGAACTCTTATCATCAACGGAATACGCCTC from Musa acuminata AAA Group cultivar baxijiao chromosome BXJ1-3, Cavendish_Baxijiao_AAA, whole genome shotgun sequence encodes the following:
- the LOC103979213 gene encoding serine/threonine-protein kinase PEPKR2 is translated as MRRKRKEIRSSENVGFYLSDDFDKARQIKKKCSEHWKVCPAEKVGSCSRGDEKVGSCGGGTAAGVVMTAPASGRSAADSPGRGLKRKLGCVESATRIGRKKKLENEYVLGRQIGKGRFGSVRLCWSKVNGEEFACKTLLKNGEETVHREVEIMQHVSGHPGIVTLKAVFEDSKSFHLVMELCSGGRLMDQMVKEGRYSECRAAILMKELILVIKYCHEMGVVHRDIKPENILLTTSGKMKLSDFGLAVRVACGQKLSGVAGSPAYVAPEVLLGDYSEKVDIWAAGVLLHLLLVGGLPFNGGSLEAVFEAIKKTELDFTCGVWESISELARDLLSRMLTRDVSKRITTDEILNHSWILFYTKCPSEVMRRKSVRKNIKPIIDVERIAAAISSTLSTESSSSKSEEQDGCCFVDALAAAMSRVSISETKRTRLCGPVSPIQQQCSSNMESNLCTAF